From a single Pseudoliparis swirei isolate HS2019 ecotype Mariana Trench chromosome 12, NWPU_hadal_v1, whole genome shotgun sequence genomic region:
- the gja1b gene encoding gap junction alpha-1 protein: MGDWSALGRLLDKVQAYSTAGGKVWLSVLFIFRILVLGTAVESAWGDEQSAFKCNTQQPGCENVCYDKSFPISHVRFWVLQIIFVSTPTLLYLAHVFYLNRKEQKFNRKEELLRAVQNDGGDVDIPLKKIEMKKLKYGIEEHGKVKMKGALLRTYVVSILFKSMFEVGFLVIQWYIYGFSLDAVYTCERDPCPHRVDCFLSRPTEKTVFIIFMLVVSLVSLMLNVIELFYVFFKRIKDRMKGRQPPVVYPSGNTLSHTPKDPSAAKYAYYNGCSSPTAPRSPLSPPGYKLATGERVGGGGGGTGSCRNYSKQAAEQNWANYSTEQHRPGQNGGGGGGSTISNSHAQAFDFPDDTQEHKKLPPPPPAAHEMQPLALMDARPCSRASSRMSSRPRPDDLDV, from the coding sequence ATGGGTGACTGGAGCGCTCTGGGCCGCCTGCTGGACAAGGTCCAGGCCTACTCCACCGCCGGGGGCAAGGTCTGGCTGTCGGTGCTCTTCATCTTCCGGATCCTGGTCCTGGGCACCGCCGTGGAGTCGGCGTGGGGAGACGAGCAGTCGGCGTTCAAATGCAACACGCAGCAGCCCGGCTGCGAGAACGTGTGCTACGACAAGTCCTTCCCCATCTCCCACGTGCGCTTCTGGGTCCTCCAGATCATCTTCGTGTCGACGCCCACCCTCCTGTACCTGGCGCACGTCTTCTACCTGAACCGGAAGGAGCAGAAGTTCAACCGCAAGGAGGAGCTGCTCCGCGCCGTGCAGAACGACGGCGGCGACGTCGACATCCCGCTGAAGAAGATCGAGATGAAGAAGCTCAAGTACGGCATCGAGGAGCACGGCAAGGTCAAGATGAAAGGCGCCCTGCTCAGAACCTACGTCGTCAGCATTCTCTTCAAGTCCATGTTCGAGGTGGGCTTCCTGGTCATCCAGTGGTACATCTACGGCTTCAGCCTCGACGCCGTGTACACCTGCGAGAGGGACCCGTGCCCGCACAGGGTGGACTGCTTCCTGTCGCGGCCCACGGAGAAGACGGTGTTCATCATCTTCATGCTGGTGGTGTCCCTGGTGTCCCTGATGCTCAACGTCATCGAGCTGTTCTACGTGTTCTTCAAGAGGATCAAGGACCGCATGAAGGGCCGCCAGCCGCCCGTCGTCTACCCCAGCGGGAACACGTTGAGCCACACCCCCAAAGACCCGTCCGCCGCCAAGTACGCCTACTACAACGGCTGCTCCTCGCCCACGGCGCCGCGGTCGCCCTTGTCCCCGCCGGGCTACAAGCTGGCCACGGGGGAGCGcgttggcggcggcggcggcggcaccgGCTCGTGCCGCAACTACAGCAAGCAGGCCGCCGAGCAGAACTGGGCCAACTACTCCACGGAGCAGCACCGGCCGGGCCagaacggcggcggcggcggcggcagcacgATCTCAAACTCCCACGCGCAGGCCTTCGACTTCCCCGACGACACGCAGGAGCACAAgaagctgccgccgccgccgccggccgcgCACGAAATGCAGCCGCTGGCGCTGATGGACGCCAGGCCGTGCAGCCGGGCCAGCAGCCGCATGAGCAGCCGACCCAGGCCCGACGACCTGGACGTGTGA